From a single Streptomyces rubradiris genomic region:
- a CDS encoding DUF4307 domain-containing protein: MSTASTRLPEGRYGRSSDERADRKLRIAASVLGAALLALVGYFAYHYVARSEISAQVITFQASDDKVKVHLEVHKDAGTSGYCTVRSQSEDGAEVGRADFRFSGPDTRIDKVVTLRTTAQGTTAELLGCHAD, from the coding sequence ATGAGTACCGCGAGCACGCGGCTGCCCGAGGGCCGCTACGGCCGCTCCTCGGACGAGCGCGCCGACCGCAAGCTCAGGATCGCCGCCTCGGTGCTGGGGGCGGCCCTGCTGGCCCTGGTCGGCTACTTCGCCTACCACTACGTGGCGCGGAGCGAGATCAGCGCCCAGGTCATCACCTTCCAGGCGTCCGACGACAAGGTGAAGGTCCACCTGGAGGTCCACAAGGACGCCGGCACGTCCGGCTACTGCACCGTGCGGTCCCAGTCGGAGGACGGCGCCGAGGTGGGCCGGGCCGACTTCCGGTTCTCCGGGCCGGACACGCGCATCGACAAGGTCGTCACGCTCCGTACGACCGCCCAGGGGACGACGGCCGAGCTGCTGGGCTGCCACGCCGACTGA
- the greA gene encoding transcription elongation factor GreA, translated as MTQTSENVTWLTQEAYNKLKDELEYLTGPARTEIAAKIAAAREEGDLRENGGYHAAKEEQGKQELRVRQLTQLLENAKVGEPPAANGAVAPGMVVTIAFDGDEDDTLTFLLASREYASADIETYSPQSPLGGGVIGHKVGEDAEYELPNGKKASVRILKAEPYTG; from the coding sequence GTGACCCAGACCAGCGAGAACGTCACCTGGCTGACCCAGGAGGCGTACAACAAGCTCAAGGACGAGCTTGAGTACCTTACTGGTCCTGCGCGCACGGAGATCGCCGCCAAGATCGCGGCTGCGCGTGAGGAGGGCGACCTGCGCGAGAACGGCGGGTACCACGCGGCCAAGGAGGAGCAGGGCAAGCAGGAGCTGCGCGTGCGCCAGCTGACCCAGCTCCTCGAGAACGCCAAGGTCGGCGAGCCGCCGGCCGCGAACGGTGCCGTCGCCCCGGGCATGGTCGTCACGATCGCCTTCGACGGTGACGAGGACGACACGCTGACGTTCCTGCTCGCCTCCCGCGAGTACGCGAGTGCCGACATCGAGACCTACTCCCCCCAGTCCCCGCTGGGCGGGGGCGTCATCGGCCACAAGGTCGGTGAGGACGCGGAGTACGAGCTGCCCAACGGCAAGAAGGCCTCCGTGCGGATTCTGAAGGCCGAGCCCTACACGGGCTGA
- a CDS encoding ABC transporter permease → MSAVTEAAPATAPGNAVGRSVRDSLIVARRNLIRMSRIPEMLIFGLIQPIMFVVLFTYVFGGSMKIGASTSALDYKNFLMAGIFAQTVTFATAGSGAGIADDMHKGLIDRFRSLPMARGAVLTGRTLADLVQTALTVLVLAIVALLVGWRTGSDGGTNPGRVLAAFGLLLLLGYAFTWIGALIGLSVRTPEAATSGGLVWLFPVTFISNAFVDTANMTPWLRHIAEWNPFSATVQAARVLFANPGQSASGAWPMQHPVWASLIYSVLIVVVFRTLAVRKYRSATA, encoded by the coding sequence ATGAGCGCCGTCACCGAGGCCGCGCCCGCCACCGCACCCGGCAACGCCGTCGGCCGGTCCGTCAGGGACTCGCTGATCGTTGCCCGGCGCAACTTGATCCGCATGTCCAGAATCCCTGAAATGTTAATTTTCGGGCTGATCCAGCCGATCATGTTCGTGGTGCTGTTCACCTACGTGTTCGGCGGCTCCATGAAGATCGGCGCCAGCACCAGCGCGCTCGACTACAAGAACTTCCTGATGGCCGGCATCTTCGCGCAGACCGTCACCTTCGCCACCGCGGGCTCCGGCGCCGGCATCGCCGACGACATGCACAAGGGGCTCATCGACCGCTTCCGCTCCCTGCCCATGGCGCGCGGCGCGGTGCTGACCGGCCGCACCCTCGCCGACCTGGTACAGACGGCGCTCACGGTGCTGGTCCTCGCGATCGTCGCGCTGCTGGTCGGCTGGCGGACCGGCTCCGACGGCGGCACGAACCCCGGCCGCGTCCTCGCCGCGTTCGGACTGCTGCTCCTGCTCGGCTACGCCTTCACCTGGATCGGCGCGCTGATCGGCCTGAGCGTGCGCACCCCGGAGGCGGCCACCTCCGGCGGGCTCGTCTGGCTCTTCCCGGTCACCTTCATCTCCAACGCGTTCGTGGACACCGCCAACATGACGCCCTGGCTGCGCCACATAGCCGAGTGGAACCCGTTCAGCGCCACCGTGCAGGCGGCCCGCGTGCTGTTCGCCAACCCCGGGCAGTCCGCCTCGGGCGCCTGGCCGATGCAGCACCCGGTGTGGGCCTCGCTGATCTACTCGGTCCTGATCGTCGTCGTCTTCCGCACCCTCGCGGTACGCAAGTACCGCTCCGCGACCGCCTGA
- a CDS encoding ATP-binding cassette domain-containing protein produces MPGAIYAEGLVKTFGDVRALDGVDLDVPEGAVLGLLGPNGAGKTTAVRCLTTLLRPDSGKAVVAGVDVLRHPDAVRRSIGLSGQFAAVDEYLTGRENLQMVGQLYQMRAKAAKARAAELLEQFHLVDAADRPAKTYSGGMRRRLDLAAALVVSPPVMFMDEPTTGLDPRNRQQLWEVIKQLVSGGTTLLLTTQYLEEADHLAHDIAVVDHGRVIAQGTSDELKARTGGERVEVVVQDRERMATAAEVLRGFGKGETAVEEHTRRLTVPVTGGAKLLAEIIRELDTRGIGIDDIGLRRPTLDDVFLSLTGHAAQGADGDQPDAPGERKTRDERSERNERNGKEAVK; encoded by the coding sequence ATGCCAGGGGCCATCTATGCCGAAGGCCTGGTGAAGACCTTCGGCGACGTAAGGGCGCTGGACGGCGTCGACCTGGACGTGCCCGAGGGCGCCGTCCTCGGCCTGCTCGGGCCGAACGGCGCCGGCAAGACGACGGCGGTCCGCTGCCTGACGACGCTGCTGCGCCCCGACAGCGGCAAGGCGGTCGTCGCGGGCGTGGACGTGCTGCGCCACCCCGACGCCGTGCGCCGCTCCATAGGCCTGTCCGGTCAGTTCGCGGCGGTGGACGAGTACCTGACCGGCCGGGAGAACCTGCAGATGGTCGGGCAGCTGTACCAAATGAGGGCGAAGGCGGCCAAGGCCCGCGCGGCGGAGCTGCTGGAGCAGTTCCACCTCGTGGACGCCGCCGACCGCCCCGCCAAGACGTACTCCGGAGGCATGCGCCGCCGGCTGGACCTCGCCGCCGCCCTCGTGGTCTCCCCGCCGGTGATGTTCATGGACGAACCGACGACGGGCCTCGACCCGCGCAACCGCCAGCAGCTGTGGGAGGTCATCAAGCAGCTGGTCTCCGGGGGTACGACACTGCTGCTCACCACGCAGTATCTGGAGGAGGCCGACCACCTGGCCCATGACATCGCGGTCGTCGACCACGGCCGGGTGATCGCCCAGGGCACCTCCGACGAGCTCAAGGCCCGCACCGGCGGCGAGCGCGTCGAGGTCGTGGTGCAGGACCGGGAGCGCATGGCGACCGCGGCGGAGGTGCTGCGCGGCTTCGGCAAGGGCGAGACCGCAGTCGAGGAACACACCCGCCGGCTCACGGTGCCCGTCACCGGCGGCGCCAAGCTGCTCGCCGAGATCATCCGCGAGCTGGACACGCGCGGGATCGGGATCGACGACATCGGGCTGCGCCGCCCGACCCTTGACGACGTCTTCCTGTCCCTGACCGGACACGCGGCCCAGGGCGCCGACGGGGACCAGCCGGACGCGCCGGGCGAGCGGAAAACCCGCGACGAACGAAGCGAACGCAACGAACGGAACGGCAAGGAGGCCGTGAAATGA
- the ilvA gene encoding threonine ammonia-lyase — protein MSYRTADSLRSVTLDDVRGARKMLSGVARVTALEGSRYLSRLVGAPVHLKCENLQRTGSFKLRGAYVRIAGLLPEERAAGVVAASAGNHAQGVALASSLLGVHATVFMPQGAPLPKVSATRDYGAEVRLHGQVVDETLAAAEEYAARTGAVFIHPFDHPDVIAGQGTVGLEILEQCPEVRTIVVGMGGGGLAAGIAVAVKALRPDVRIVGVQAEGAACYPPSLAAGRPVSLRNPATMADGIRVGRPGVVPFGIVGELVDEVRTVSEDELSAALLLCLERAKLVVEPAGASPVAALLAAPETFEGPVVAVLSGGNVDPVLMQRVLRHGMAAQGRYLAVRLRLTDRPGALATLLGVLSAADANVLDVSHVRTDPRLGLTEAEVELHLETKGPAHCAELGRALRDAGYPVIA, from the coding sequence ATGAGCTACCGCACGGCCGATTCCTTGCGTTCCGTCACCCTCGACGATGTGCGCGGCGCCCGGAAGATGCTGTCGGGCGTGGCCCGGGTGACCGCGCTGGAGGGCAGCCGGTACCTGTCCCGGCTGGTCGGCGCGCCGGTGCACCTGAAGTGCGAGAACCTCCAGCGCACCGGCTCGTTCAAGCTGCGCGGCGCCTACGTGCGGATCGCCGGGCTGCTGCCGGAGGAGCGGGCCGCCGGTGTGGTGGCCGCGAGCGCCGGCAACCACGCGCAGGGCGTGGCGCTGGCCTCCTCGCTGCTGGGCGTGCACGCCACGGTGTTCATGCCGCAGGGCGCGCCGCTGCCGAAGGTGAGCGCGACCCGGGACTACGGCGCCGAGGTGCGCCTGCACGGCCAGGTGGTCGACGAGACGCTGGCCGCCGCCGAGGAGTACGCGGCCCGGACCGGCGCGGTGTTCATCCACCCCTTCGACCACCCGGACGTGATCGCCGGTCAGGGCACGGTCGGCCTGGAGATCCTGGAGCAGTGCCCCGAGGTGCGCACGATAGTCGTCGGCATGGGCGGCGGCGGGCTCGCGGCGGGGATCGCGGTGGCGGTCAAGGCGCTGCGGCCGGACGTCCGGATCGTCGGCGTGCAGGCGGAGGGCGCTGCCTGCTACCCGCCCTCGCTGGCCGCCGGGCGCCCGGTGTCGCTGCGGAACCCGGCGACGATGGCCGACGGCATCAGGGTGGGGCGGCCCGGCGTGGTGCCGTTCGGGATCGTCGGCGAGCTGGTCGACGAGGTGCGCACGGTCAGCGAGGACGAGTTGTCGGCGGCGCTGCTGCTCTGCCTGGAGCGGGCCAAGCTGGTCGTGGAGCCGGCCGGGGCGAGCCCGGTCGCCGCGCTGCTGGCCGCGCCGGAGACCTTCGAGGGACCGGTCGTCGCGGTGCTCTCCGGCGGCAACGTCGATCCGGTGCTGATGCAGCGCGTGCTGCGGCACGGTATGGCCGCGCAGGGCCGCTATCTGGCCGTACGGCTGCGGCTGACGGACCGGCCGGGTGCGCTCGCCACGCTCCTCGGGGTGCTGTCGGCGGCCGACGCCAACGTCCTCGACGTGAGCCACGTCCGCACCGACCCGCGCCTCGGGCTCACCGAGGCGGAGGTGGAGCTGCACCTGGAGACCAAGGGCCCGGCGCACTGCGCGGAGCTCGGCCGGGCCCTGCGGGACGCCGGCTACCCGGTCATCGCCTGA
- a CDS encoding MarR family winged helix-turn-helix transcriptional regulator, producing the protein MSMDMTTVGDTGLLDTLQHEVALFARRAEQTRLGGLGQVRNSMDRAAYLLLNRLDKEGPMGVKALAASMGIDSSTVTRQVAPLVDTGLVKRTSHPEDGRAVVLQLSPRGAARLEEVRSSRRQLMAELTHDWAPEEREQFCTLLTRFNHALSARMAVQGVPAAEQPSAS; encoded by the coding sequence ATGTCGATGGACATGACGACCGTCGGTGACACCGGTCTTCTCGACACCCTTCAGCACGAGGTGGCGCTGTTCGCCCGCCGTGCCGAGCAGACGCGGCTCGGCGGCCTGGGTCAGGTGCGCAACTCCATGGACCGTGCCGCGTATCTGCTGCTCAACCGCCTCGACAAGGAAGGCCCGATGGGGGTCAAGGCGCTCGCGGCGAGCATGGGCATCGACTCCTCCACGGTCACCCGGCAGGTGGCACCCCTGGTCGACACCGGGCTGGTCAAGCGCACCTCGCACCCGGAGGACGGGCGGGCGGTGGTGCTCCAGCTGTCGCCGCGGGGTGCCGCCCGGCTGGAGGAGGTGCGCTCGTCCCGGCGTCAGCTCATGGCCGAGCTGACACACGACTGGGCGCCGGAGGAGCGCGAGCAGTTCTGCACGCTCCTGACCCGCTTCAATCACGCGCTCTCGGCGCGGATGGCGGTGCAGGGCGTTCCGGCGGCGGAGCAGCCTTCGGCCTCCTGA
- a CDS encoding sigma factor-like helix-turn-helix DNA-binding protein has translation MRDRQSARGERRSREFEAFVAGAAGRLLHAATLLTAEAPDANPRARRLLTLALAHTYARWDGLRGDDPYDCARRYLVTRFAHTAWHRHGAFGPARTGARGPLAGLTPRERLVLVLRIYEGVAEERTAALLGLPAERVHTICDRATATVLHPARPGSADRTVTKAAPS, from the coding sequence GTGCGTGATCGGCAGTCGGCCCGCGGTGAGCGCCGGTCCCGGGAGTTCGAGGCGTTCGTGGCGGGCGCGGCGGGACGCCTACTGCACGCGGCCACGCTGCTCACCGCGGAGGCACCGGACGCCAACCCGCGCGCGCGGCGCCTGCTGACGCTCGCTCTGGCCCACACCTACGCCCGCTGGGACGGGCTGCGCGGCGACGACCCGTACGACTGTGCCCGCCGGTACCTCGTCACCCGCTTCGCGCACACCGCCTGGCACCGCCACGGCGCCTTCGGCCCCGCCCGGACCGGTGCGCGCGGGCCGCTCGCCGGGCTCACCCCGCGGGAGCGGCTGGTACTGGTCCTGCGGATCTACGAGGGGGTGGCCGAGGAACGGACGGCGGCGCTGCTCGGTCTGCCCGCGGAACGCGTCCACACCATCTGCGACCGCGCGACGGCGACCGTCCTGCACCCCGCCCGGCCGGGTTCGGCGGACCGGACGGTCACGAAGGCGGCCCCGTCATGA
- a CDS encoding cystathionine gamma-synthase: MSDRHISDHFETLAIHAGNTADPLTGAVVPPIYQVSTYKQDGVGGLRGGYEYSRSANPTRTALEENLAALDGGRRGLAFASGLAAEDTLLRTLLGPGDHVVIPDDAYGGTFRLFAKVATRWGVEWSVADTADPAAVRAAITPKTKAVWVETPSNPLLGITDIAAVAQVAHDAGAKLVVDNTFATPYLQQPLALGADVVVYSLTKYMGGHSDVVGGALVVADQALGEELAYHQNAMGAVAGPFDSWLVLRGTKTLAVRMDRHGENATKVADMLTRHPRVTQVYYPGLPDHPGHEVAAKQMRSFGGMVSFRVAGGEEAALEVCARTKVFTLGESLGGVESLIEHPGRMTHASVAGSQLEVPADLVRLSVGIENVEDLLEDLKQALG, translated from the coding sequence ATGAGCGACAGGCACATCAGCGACCACTTCGAGACCCTCGCAATCCACGCGGGCAACACCGCGGACCCCCTCACCGGCGCGGTCGTCCCGCCGATCTACCAGGTTTCGACCTACAAGCAGGACGGCGTCGGCGGGCTGCGGGGCGGCTACGAGTACAGCCGCAGCGCCAACCCGACCCGCACCGCGCTGGAGGAGAATCTCGCCGCGCTGGACGGCGGTCGCCGCGGCCTCGCCTTCGCGTCCGGCCTGGCGGCCGAGGACACGCTGCTGCGTACGCTCCTCGGCCCCGGTGACCACGTGGTGATCCCGGACGACGCCTACGGCGGCACCTTCCGGCTCTTCGCCAAGGTGGCCACCCGCTGGGGCGTGGAGTGGTCCGTCGCCGACACCGCCGACCCGGCCGCCGTACGGGCCGCGATCACCCCGAAGACGAAGGCCGTGTGGGTGGAGACCCCCTCCAACCCGCTGCTCGGCATCACCGACATCGCCGCCGTCGCCCAGGTCGCCCACGACGCGGGCGCGAAGCTCGTCGTCGACAACACCTTCGCCACCCCCTACCTCCAGCAGCCGCTGGCACTCGGCGCGGACGTCGTCGTGTACTCGCTCACGAAGTACATGGGCGGCCACTCGGACGTGGTCGGCGGTGCGCTGGTCGTCGCCGACCAGGCGCTGGGCGAGGAGCTGGCCTACCACCAGAACGCGATGGGCGCCGTGGCCGGCCCCTTCGACTCCTGGCTCGTGCTGCGCGGCACCAAGACCCTCGCGGTGCGCATGGACCGGCACGGCGAGAACGCCACGAAGGTCGCCGACATGCTGACCCGGCACCCGCGCGTGACGCAGGTGTACTACCCGGGCCTGCCCGACCACCCCGGCCACGAGGTCGCCGCCAAGCAGATGAGGTCGTTCGGCGGCATGGTGTCGTTCCGCGTCGCGGGCGGCGAGGAGGCCGCGCTGGAGGTGTGCGCCCGTACCAAGGTGTTCACCCTCGGTGAGTCCCTCGGCGGTGTCGAGTCTCTGATCGAGCACCCCGGCCGGATGACGCACGCCTCCGTGGCCGGCTCCCAGCTGGAGGTCCCCGCCGACCTGGTGCGCCTGTCCGTGGGCATCGAGAACGTCGAGGACCTGCTGGAGGACCTCAAGCAGGCCCTCGGCTAG
- a CDS encoding M48 family metalloprotease, with product MGATLRALRALVLLLGFYLLSLVLLAALAGVDVLVFSWGHGALTAKVGFVTVLLAIPVVRGMLMLRTPKGEDPPGLPVTDTDEPRLWALVRELAAAAGTRAPDRLLLTGEVNASVSEEPRLLGLLPGPRRLTLGVPLLTGLTEAQLRSVLAHEFGHFTGGDTRLSALVVRGRVQIGRVIGQFHAKADGKVAADRARQEQASAKRVAKGRKAKEIDTTGVGATYRTMARIYTAYGKLYLRASLSTARGQEYAADLTAARIAGRDATASALREIPALSASHDFYLDSYATLGVHARLLPPRGEFFGGFGRLLTARELELAGLRAELPETPAGPYDSHPPIADRVRRIEALPADGRTDEARGAALALLTDPERTLGALEDAVLLDELLACPRAAGWEELLNASMAAGLATTQTPLHRALTAYTGQPATLSALLDVIDDGRLWRLAERLPLSEEAAAAKGRAFREFVRPTLLRSLRTMVLAEFSACSLLSWEFSWTSPATVRLPGWEAGTGDDSPEAELDAALEAAVADHPDTGRLRALLPPAVRNA from the coding sequence ATGGGCGCAACGCTGCGCGCACTGCGCGCTCTCGTTCTGCTGCTCGGCTTCTATCTGCTGAGCCTCGTCCTGCTCGCCGCGCTGGCCGGCGTCGACGTCCTCGTCTTCAGCTGGGGACACGGCGCGCTCACGGCGAAGGTCGGCTTCGTCACGGTGCTGCTGGCCATCCCCGTGGTCCGGGGCATGCTGATGCTGCGCACCCCGAAGGGCGAGGACCCGCCCGGCCTCCCGGTCACCGACACCGATGAACCCCGGCTGTGGGCGCTGGTGCGCGAGCTGGCCGCGGCGGCCGGCACCCGCGCCCCCGACCGCCTCCTGCTCACCGGCGAGGTCAACGCCTCGGTCAGCGAGGAGCCGCGGCTGCTCGGCCTGCTGCCCGGCCCGCGCCGCCTCACGCTCGGCGTGCCGCTGCTGACCGGCCTGACCGAGGCCCAGCTGCGCTCCGTGCTCGCCCACGAGTTCGGTCACTTCACCGGCGGCGACACCCGGCTGTCCGCGCTGGTGGTGCGCGGGCGCGTGCAGATCGGCCGGGTCATCGGGCAGTTCCACGCCAAGGCGGACGGCAAGGTGGCCGCCGACCGGGCCCGGCAGGAGCAGGCGTCCGCCAAGCGGGTCGCCAAGGGCCGCAAGGCCAAGGAGATCGACACCACCGGTGTCGGGGCGACGTACCGGACGATGGCGCGGATCTACACCGCCTACGGCAAGCTCTATCTGCGTGCCTCCCTGTCCACCGCGCGCGGCCAGGAGTACGCCGCCGACCTGACCGCCGCCCGGATCGCCGGGCGGGACGCGACCGCGTCGGCGCTGCGCGAGATCCCGGCGCTGTCCGCCTCCCACGACTTCTACCTGGACTCCTACGCCACGCTGGGTGTGCACGCCCGGCTGCTGCCGCCGCGCGGCGAGTTCTTCGGCGGCTTCGGCCGGCTGCTGACCGCCCGGGAGCTGGAGCTGGCGGGGCTGCGCGCGGAGCTGCCGGAGACGCCTGCGGGGCCGTACGACTCCCACCCGCCGATCGCCGACCGGGTACGGCGGATCGAGGCGCTGCCCGCCGACGGGCGCACCGACGAGGCCCGGGGCGCGGCGCTGGCGCTGCTGACCGACCCGGAACGCACCCTGGGCGCGCTGGAGGACGCCGTCCTCCTGGACGAACTGCTCGCCTGCCCGCGCGCCGCCGGCTGGGAGGAACTGCTGAACGCCTCGATGGCCGCCGGCCTGGCCACCACCCAGACCCCGCTGCACCGGGCGCTGACCGCGTACACCGGACAGCCGGCCACCCTGTCCGCGCTGCTGGACGTCATCGACGACGGCCGGCTGTGGCGGCTGGCGGAGCGGCTGCCGCTGTCGGAGGAGGCGGCGGCCGCGAAGGGGCGGGCGTTCCGCGAGTTCGTACGGCCGACGCTGCTCCGCTCGCTGCGCACGATGGTGCTGGCCGAGTTCAGCGCCTGTTCACTGCTGAGCTGGGAGTTCTCCTGGACCAGCCCGGCGACCGTACGGCTGCCCGGCTGGGAGGCGGGCACCGGGGACGACAGCCCCGAGGCCGAGCTGGACGCGGCCCTGGAGGCGGCGGTCGCCGACCACCCCGACACCGGCCGGCTGCGCGCCCTGCTGCCGCCGGCGGTCCGGAACGCCTGA
- the msrA gene encoding peptide-methionine (S)-S-oxide reductase MsrA, which translates to MLFGRTPQLPTPEQALKGRPALAFAVPERHTVLGTPLLGPYPEGLETADFGLGCFWGAEREFWQLPAGVFTTLVGYQGGYTENPTYEEVCSGLTGHTEVVRVVFDPRQISYDDLLKTFWESHDPTQGFRQGNDVGTQYRSAIYTHTPEQAAAAKASRDAYQKVLTSSGYGEITTEILPAEGRAFYPAEAYHQQYLDKNPAGYCGLGGTGVSCPVGVARANG; encoded by the coding sequence ATGCTCTTCGGCCGCACGCCCCAGCTGCCCACCCCCGAGCAGGCGCTCAAGGGCCGCCCCGCGCTCGCCTTCGCGGTCCCGGAACGCCACACCGTGCTCGGCACGCCGCTGCTCGGCCCCTACCCCGAGGGCCTGGAGACCGCCGACTTCGGCCTGGGCTGCTTCTGGGGCGCCGAGCGCGAGTTCTGGCAGCTCCCGGCGGGCGTGTTCACGACCTTGGTCGGTTACCAGGGCGGTTACACGGAGAACCCGACGTACGAGGAGGTCTGCTCGGGCCTGACCGGTCACACGGAGGTGGTCCGGGTGGTGTTCGACCCGCGGCAGATCTCGTACGACGACCTGCTGAAGACGTTCTGGGAGTCGCACGACCCGACGCAGGGCTTCCGGCAGGGCAACGACGTGGGCACGCAGTACCGTTCGGCGATCTACACGCACACCCCGGAGCAGGCCGCGGCGGCCAAGGCCTCCCGCGACGCCTACCAGAAGGTCCTGACCTCCTCCGGCTACGGCGAGATCACCACGGAGATCCTCCCGGCCGAGGGTCGTGCCTTCTACCCGGCCGAGGCCTACCACCAGCAGTACCTGGACAAGAACCCGGCGGGCTACTGCGGCCTGGGCGGCACCGGCGTGTCCTGCCCGGTCGGCGTGGCCAGGGCGAACGGCTGA
- a CDS encoding effector-associated constant component EACC1, protein MILRIGMAGPSEIDELRSFRTWLLETPEIRQHCEISWVARPPTLNEMGGDTVDVLQLVTDNFWQVSTFALAFTTWRRTRYRASTITIEHNDTIVTIEGNDEQAAQRIVSALMTEQEHRDPS, encoded by the coding sequence GTGATTCTTCGGATCGGCATGGCGGGGCCTAGCGAGATCGACGAGTTGCGATCATTCCGAACATGGCTCTTGGAGACGCCCGAAATCCGTCAACACTGCGAGATATCCTGGGTTGCCAGACCACCAACTCTCAACGAAATGGGCGGCGATACGGTCGACGTCCTCCAGCTTGTTACCGACAACTTCTGGCAGGTCAGCACCTTCGCCTTAGCGTTTACCACTTGGCGTCGCACCAGATACAGAGCTTCGACGATAACCATTGAGCACAATGACACAATAGTCACCATAGAGGGAAACGACGAGCAGGCTGCACAGCGAATTGTCAGCGCATTGATGACCGAGCAGGAGCATCGTGATCCTTCCTGA
- a CDS encoding caspase family protein: protein MILPDPHQSRAILVGVSNYTTMPKLPTVRNSVEALRYSLTGAASWNLPFQNCIAIHDPRNTEELVDPILESANAAKDTLLLYYAGHGVKGHNRGELRLTSTSSRPGAPYTATLYDDIRDILLNSSARRRIVILDCCYAGSALGIMADPTQSLADYALIEGTYLIAAAGETQPARSDGENGFTAFTGELINILRNGTPDAHLALLDLDTVFNQLTQALRAKSLPTPQRRVRNSPGTLAIAWNRQWMEQQLNKLHAASANSDQAPVNTAITAPETPLPLPFIELPPPSKQTVGKSTQSASNTDEAHPTPNRQSLRERWPAILEAVKNYRRFTWILLSQNATVIEFTEDKLHLGFSNQGGLDNYVGSGSETVLKRAISEELDIECQIQATTIEPTPPRGDRSVTAPRKSGESNFTILAIGDEIDHDAFGRGVVLSTNNSGGSAEATVDFGDGKPKRLLLKYAPIAKVTRME, encoded by the coding sequence GTGATCCTTCCTGACCCGCATCAGTCGCGCGCCATACTCGTAGGCGTCAGCAACTATACGACGATGCCAAAGCTGCCCACAGTGCGAAACAGCGTGGAAGCTCTGAGATATTCACTGACTGGAGCAGCGTCATGGAACCTACCATTCCAGAATTGCATCGCCATCCACGACCCCCGGAACACCGAAGAACTAGTAGATCCCATATTGGAATCTGCTAACGCAGCCAAGGACACACTTCTCCTCTACTACGCCGGGCACGGAGTAAAAGGCCACAACCGAGGTGAACTGCGCCTGACGAGCACCTCGTCCCGTCCGGGCGCCCCCTATACGGCGACCCTCTACGATGACATCCGTGACATCTTGCTCAACTCCTCAGCCAGACGGCGCATCGTCATTCTTGATTGCTGTTACGCAGGCAGCGCGCTCGGCATTATGGCCGACCCAACTCAATCCCTAGCGGATTATGCACTGATCGAGGGGACGTATCTGATCGCAGCCGCCGGCGAAACACAGCCCGCTAGATCAGATGGCGAGAACGGCTTTACCGCGTTCACCGGGGAGCTAATCAACATATTGCGCAACGGAACGCCCGACGCCCACCTGGCATTGCTGGACCTAGACACTGTATTCAATCAGCTGACCCAGGCACTGCGAGCTAAATCACTCCCCACGCCCCAGAGAAGGGTCCGGAACTCTCCCGGAACCCTGGCCATCGCCTGGAATCGGCAATGGATGGAACAGCAACTGAATAAACTCCATGCAGCGAGTGCAAACTCCGACCAGGCGCCCGTAAATACAGCCATCACCGCACCGGAGACCCCCCTTCCGCTGCCCTTTATTGAACTGCCCCCTCCCTCGAAACAGACCGTAGGGAAATCGACCCAGTCGGCCTCGAACACCGATGAAGCGCATCCCACCCCGAACAGGCAATCTTTGCGGGAACGATGGCCTGCAATACTCGAGGCAGTAAAGAACTACAGAAGGTTCACCTGGATCCTACTCAGCCAGAATGCAACAGTCATCGAGTTCACCGAAGACAAACTGCACCTCGGGTTTTCCAACCAGGGAGGCCTTGACAACTACGTAGGCTCCGGCTCCGAGACAGTCCTCAAACGGGCCATCTCTGAAGAATTGGATATAGAGTGCCAAATTCAGGCAACCACCATCGAACCCACCCCACCCCGGGGCGACCGGAGCGTTACTGCACCTCGTAAATCCGGAGAATCAAACTTCACTATCCTTGCCATTGGCGACGAGATAGATCACGATGCGTTTGGGCGCGGTGTCGTACTGTCGACCAACAATAGTGGAGGCTCCGCCGAGGCCACCGTCGACTTCGGAGACGGGAAACCCAAGAGGCTTTTACTTAAATACGCACCGATCGCGAAGGTGACAAGGATGGAGTAA